The genomic interval TCTATTCTTACTCTATGCttaaggaaaaaaggaacccttataggatcactttgttgtctcgttgtctgcctgtctgtctgtccgtctgtttgtcgtgtctgtcaagaaaccctatAGGAataaatccccccccccccccccccataggTTACAGATTAGCCCATTTCCATattacactgcatcatcacttatcaccaggtgagattgcagtcaagggcttacttgtatctgaataataaatatataaataaataaactctattttgaAACATACTTATGTAGTTAAGTCCCAAAAATAAACTAACTATTCACTAATCAGTACAATAAAACAACGACCACTTACTTTCTCTAGTAGTAAGAGTGCATGTATTTTTCAAGAAGTCGAAACATCGTTAAAAATTCAAGAGGTATTTCCTGGAACGGGTCGTTTATCTGTATCGGACTTCAACGACTGCGGGTAACAGAAACTTTGCGGAAATCGCGTGCACGTACTTTGCCGATATCGATAAGCAAAACGACTTAAGAGGAGACATTTGAACCTAAAGTATACGAAAAACTCACcctattattaaaattactatctgatgcccgcgacttcgtacgcgtagatttaggttcataaaaattccatgggaactttttaattttccgggataaaaagtagcctatgtcactctccagatcgaaaatatacccatgcaaaaaatcacatcgatctgttgctctgttgcaacgtgattgaatgGCAAACCAACAattcaacaaataaacacactttcgcatttataatattatgggtagtaaTTAATGGGTCATTAATTGACTTACCAACCCCCAATATCTAGCAATTTGGCATAAGCGACTTTAAATTGCAAGCAATGTAAAACCTCTAATGCCTGGTAAGTAataaatcctactaatattataaatgtgaaagtgtggatgtttggatgtttagatgtttggatgtttggatgtttggatgtttgttactcaatcacgcaaaaacagctgaacggatttggataaaatttggaatggagatagattttaccctggattaagacataggctactttttatcccggaaaatcaaagagttcctgcggcattttcaaaaacctaattccacgcggacgaagtcacgggaatcagctagttataaataaagaaaaaggtttatttcttaaattttccCACACATCATACATGTTATAACAGCTAagaggttatcccggcgcttccTTCAATTTGAGCAAATGGTGTCTtgtaaaacaccgataggccggcaacTTTTCGGCGGTGACAGCAGAGAACGTTGCGCAAAGCTACTCCCCTGCGAGGGGAGGGATCGTGTTGCTTATTGAAGACGTACATTGCTGATATCCTGTTTGGAAAAATAAACGAGTTTCAATGGAAATTGTTTTCGAGTGTACAATCTCATTGACGTCGGTCGTCGGTACAACTCCGTGGgaattgtatttatttcgatacACTATACCCAATCCGCGGAATAAACctagtttttatttatcttctgtacatggtataaaataaagtcgcttcccgctgtctgtatgtatgaacgcgtagatcttttaaactacgcaacggattttaatgcggttttcaccaatagataaagTCCACACTAACaatctaaatgcgaaagtgtgtctgtttgtttatctgttagtctgtctctctgtgtgttttccttttccttttcactgaccataatattatgtttaaccgaatttgacagagatagcttgcaacccggagacggacatataTAGTCTACTTTTATGACGTGAAATCGAAGAGTTCTTACaggattttgaatttaaaaccaaacaaaaattaattaaacacatAAACATTAGATTTTTTTGGAACGAACCAGTGATAAAAttcatttgatgattcaaaaacactatacttgtaaaagtttttttgaattaaaaaatattctattcaatttCTGTTTGACAATTTTAAGGATGACAATTGTAAGGATTAATTGTGGTCCAAGCTCTGTCTCTTAGCTTGAAAGATggaaataatctaaatatataaaataaaaaggtgactgactgactgactgactgatctatcaacgcacagctcaaacttctggaaggatcgggctgaaattgggcatgtagatagctatgatgatgtaggcatctgctaagaaaggatttttgaaaattcaacccctaagggggtgaaataggggtttgaaatttgggtagtcgacgcggacggagtcgcgagcataagctagttggataTAATCTCAATTAAAGTGAATCGCAAGTTCCATTGTAAATGGACCTTTACTATCGTAGGCTAtatataagtatgtacctacaggcTCATCACCTAAATACATAATCGACCGTCTTTACTTTTATAGCCTACTTTATGGGTTCCCCTCCCATTGTTACTCTGAGTCTGCGTACACGCCTTCCCATATTTACAAAACTAGtgaatgcccacgacttcgtccgtgtggatttaggtattttgtcCGGGacataaagtagcctatatcattccccttgatgtaagctaactctgtacctaccaaacttTATGAAAATCATTGagactgttggaccgtgaaaactagcagacagacagacatacagacacactttcacatttataatattaaggatGGAATATGGATTATATCTCCGATATTATTTGTCTGGGCTAATTTCACTGTTAATGATTTATTGATACTAAAAGGGTATCAATTCCAAAAATTGAATTCAATGTCAAAATACGAATAAAAGTGTATATACCAGTTTGAAGATATGGCTTAGTTTATACACACACATTAAGTGCTGATTAACCGCGAGGTAAACGTtcttcagcgccatctattgctCTGCTCCGccacctctgtaccaaatttcatcaaaatcggttgaactgttgggccgtgaaaagctagcagacagacagacagacacactttcgcatttataatattagtatggatattatgatCAGGCGTTATgacgtccgcctcttattcAAGATGTCGgggattcgattccgggcacgcacctcttatttttcggggttatgtgcgttttaagaaattaaatatcactcgctttaacggtgaaagaaaacatcgtgaggaaacctgcatccctgagagttctccataatggtctcaatggtgtgtgaatccggcaatccgcactgggtcaacgtggtgaactatggcttaaaccgttctcattccgagaggagacctgtgctcattagtgggctggtgataggttaatcatgatgatgatgaaattattaTCGTCAATCGAACATAAATTTAAAGCCATCTGTTTTTTCTTGcaatatagtttatttatttattctattgtTCTATTGAGTTAATTTATGACACGTGTAAGGGACTAACTACACTTAATTAGCTGAATGAGGAGGTTTTCAGGCAACGTTTGAGAAATTTTTTATAGTTGGCGCTGAaaactaccaccactaaagattaaaaataatacctatatctaaatcatctatgctttaaatttttaaatttaaatcggatgcgaaattaataaattacttctattatagttcacagattttgtggggaagaaacgtaaggaaaattgcagtgcacgctagctcttactcttctaaaaggaggctacgcctcgaggcccgtacccctgagaagaccctgtcgtcgtCATTTAGCTTTGGTCCATAGAAAACACTAGTTCTGTATGGAGTTCTGTATGCGTTCGCATCCGTTCAGCTTTCCGCGTCTATTCAGCTTTCGCGGCAAACCTGCATAAAATGAGGACaagtttgttattattatgCGCGCGCATGCAACGCCAGTGTTCAGCGCTGTCCCCAATTTCAACGTCGAGGACGCACAGAAGCGAAACAGCGCTAAAAACTGGCGTTAGCATGCTAGCAGACGTACGGTGCTGGACGCGGCTGATAGAAGTGGAAATGTGTGTAACCAATATCGTTCAgcgcagaggcggattaaatgtcgagagcgccctaggcaagcccCTCatataggcgcccctctaacagccatattaaaaaaattactaacttcgaaagaacgaggaatcgtctcattgcatagctggtagttggtgattatactatttatgtgaacgagtgaagaataTCACGtcatgataaaaaaaaaacttttttattcgaataaacttttacaagtacttacgaatagtcggatgcatctaccactgattcggaatgcctttcctaccgagaagaaccagcaagaaactcggcggttgctcttttcaaatatttgatataggtacaagattatgccatgtataaaatagtatttgcagtcttgtgcgttgtcggaacgagctgcaggtcaaatccacgctcttttatcatttagataatcttcaattgtgtaatatgcttttttcaggagcatattattaatagattttttaaacttgtgcaaagttAAAGTGtgttgacgcttaattggagaggaaaggggaatattagtcatttaatacggctaatattctttttaaaaaaaaaaaaaagtaagtccaaaatagtttgcgggattttattataaaagataatacccatacccacaaatgacttttggactttcctgaggcggaaggtaggagctgcaagtttgtctctgttaatacttatatatataagataagataagtacttcgctatattaaagaagaggcagtttcggtcactccaagataataatatgagaagggataattaggtaggctaggtaggaactctacatgatcgcgcgcgccccttcgtatcCCCGCGCCCcgaggcacgtgcctagtttgccttagggataatctgcctctggTTCAGCGAAATGCGAATGGAGCTGAATAAATGTAATTACTCTCTAAGAACGTGTTTACTAAGTGCCCACTTATGTCTGAACTAGTATACCTACCTGTTCAGTCTTAGgttttataatccatactatacaaaaaaaaaacagatacaagttagcccttgactgcaatctcatctggcggtaagtgatgatgcaatctaagatggatgcgggctaacctggaaggggtatggcagtttttacggttccgtacctcaaaaggaaaaacggaacccttataggatcactttgttgtctgtctgtctgtctgtcggtctgtcaagaaacctacagggtacttcccgttgacctagaatcatgaaatttggcaggtaggtattatagcagacattcggtgggaaatctgaaaaccgtgaagttgtggttacatcacacaaaaaaaattgtggttatgaacagaaactaataattagtattttcaattttcgaagtaagataaccatatcaagtggggtatcataatatgaaagatttttatttatttttatgcataatagtttttgatatatcgtgcaaaatgtctaaaaaatactactgtagtacggaacccttggtgcgcgcgagtctgactcgcacttggccggtttttaataaacccattcccctttggtttctgcacggcattgtaccggaacggtaatttgcttggcggtacggctttgccggtagggtggtaactagccacgactgaagcctcccaccagacaaatgcgaaagtgtgtctgtctgtctgtttttacggcccaacagtttaaccgatcttgatgaaatttggtacagagttagcttacatcccgggggcggacataggctacttttcatcccggaaaaattaaagagtttccacgggattcatTGACAGAGAcacccatccgttaaaccgatttaaatgaaattttgtatagaggtagcttgcgtcccgtaaattgacataggcaacttatcatcccagaaaattaaagggttcctacggatttttaaaaaaatctacatccacccggacgaagtcgcggacataatctaataatttttttttaaatatttatattaactatttatttgtaatgttataaatatataaataaaataaaatacggcTTCTATGTTTTAAAGCTTGATTTAGCACCGGTTGTGAGGTCTCCAGTAAGAGTTCCCGCATTCTATTCCCGGTTCGGCGAATGTTAAATTTATCTATAGATGATGACGATGTACGGTAACAGACAATCGTATTTTAATTTGCATTACAGTAGATAAATCCCTTATTAACAAGTAGATAAACtgtaagtagataatattatctaatagTGCTCTCTTACTTTATATAAGCACCATTTACTTGAATGACGTGCAGTATAACTTGGATTACTTCTAACACATAAACATTTTACATAACCATGTTACTAATTCTAATTTCCGTGAGCGCAGTTctagttttcatttatttaaatggACTTTACAATGAATATTATTGGAAGAAACGTGGCGTCACTTTTCACAAGAAAAACAAAGTCATgggtgtgttttgggatttctTGACTACGCGTCGGGCGTTTTTTGAAAACCTCTGCGAGTTATATAAGGAGTATCCTAATGAACCAACAGTTGGCATTGGTTCTTTTCTCACGCCGTGTCTATATGTCAGAGATCCAGTCAACATCCAGCATGTTCTATCATCAGATTTCAATTCCTTCAACCACAGAGGAGTCGAGCCAAATGACGAGGATTTACTAGCAAGCACTATTCTTTTCCTCAATGGGAAAAAGTGGAAATTGGTTCGACAGAGCATGACACCGCTGTTTACATCGACGAAACTAAAAAGCATGTATTACATTATAGACAAGAGTGCGCAAGACTTTGTCACTTACTTAAAGGAAAATCCTAAATTACTGAAAAGTGATATGTTTGCAACtctctcgacattttgcagtgCAGCGATCGGTGGAGCAGTCTTTGGAATCACAACTAATTCTATTTTTGACTCCCCGTTTCTGAAAATCGCTTGCAGTGCCTTCCAAGCTACTTTTGTGCGCAACATCAAATTTGCAATCGCCAACTTATCTCCTTCATTGTTTAAACACTTAAATATTAGCTTTTTTAAAGAATTCGAAGAGTTCTTCATAGGCGCAATTAAACAGGTCGTTAGACAGAGAGAAAGTGAGAATGTGAAAAGACACGATTTCGCCGATATCTGCGTCTCTTTACAAAGCAGCGGGAGACTAAAGGACTCTGAAACTGGGTACGAATTGGATCCCACAGACGAGCTCCTCGCTGCCCAAGCATTTTTCTTTTTCGTAGCAGGCGTTGAACCAACCGCCGCTGCAATATTTGCTACATTAGTTGAACTAGGAAAGTACCCAAAATTACAGCAAAAACTACACGAAGAAATCGATAAGGCTTTTGAAGAAAATAATGACAAAATTACATACGACATCGTtgcaaatttaaaatatctagaTATGGTAACTAGCGAAGCCATGCGAATGCATCCCCCGATTGGTTTTTTATCAAGAAAATGTATTAAGGACGCGGTTCTACCAAACGGAAATATCAAAGTTGAAAAGGGAACCAAAATACTGACAGCAATATATGAGCTCCACCACGACCCAAAATACTTTCCAGATCCAGAAACCTTTAACCCAGAAAGGTTCTCGATGGAAAATAAAAATGCCGCATTAGATTTGACGTATATGCCCTTCGGTAAAGGGAATAGAATTTGTGTTGGGATGAGGTACGCACAATTGCAGGCGAAATCTGGTTTAGTGCATTTGTTACGACATTTTTCCCTTAAAACCATAGTTTACAAGGAACGCCCAAAGTATAGAAAAgatcaagtgcaagtcaggttGAATAACGTCGATGTTGAATTGATTCCCAGACTGTAAATCGTATGCTACATTATATCTACGGAATAATATTAACGAAGGAttgaaaaaatatgtatttaaataaaaaatacctatttatcttgtatattatatttccaTAACTATAGTCGCATCAATAAattcttttatttcaaaaagtttatgatattaaatatttaatataaaaaccggccaagtgcgagtcacactcgcgcaccgagggttccgtattacagtcgcattttttcgacatttcacacgataaatcaaaaactattatgaataaaaataaataaaaatctgttttaaaatgtacaagtaaacctctttcatattataccccatttggtatagttgtctaactttgaaaattaaaaatatacctatttgttcatgaacacattttttttctgtgatgtcaccacaaattcacggttttgggattaatttctttacttgtactataagaccttcctatctaccaaatttaataattctaggtcaacgggaattaccctataggttttccaGGGAGCGGGAAGTGCCCTATCGGTTTTCCAGGGAGCGGGAAGTGCCCTATCGGTTTTCCAGggagcgggaagtaccctataggtttttcaGGGaccgggaagtatcctataggttttccagggagcgggaagtgccctataggttttccagggagcgggaagtaccctataggttttccaGGGAGCGGGAAGTATCCTAGAGGTTTTCCGGGGCGTAAGAAGTACCGTATAGGTTTTCCAGggagcgggaagtaccctataggttttccagggagcgggaagtaccctataggttttccaGGGAGCGGGAGGAttaggaaggcggaggaccgtgttcgTGGCGCGCTGTTGAAAAGGCCTAGGCTCTTGAAAAGCGGAAAAGGCTATAActatttggatgaaattttgtactcaGGTAACGTTTTATTTTCCAAGTTTATTTAGATAGGTGTCATCTCTGAGCTCTCACGGTAACGACCGCcgaaatcttaatatataaaaggaaaaggtgactgactgactgactgactaatctatcaacgcacagctcaaactactgaacggatcgggctgaaatttggcatacagatagctattatgacgaaggcatccgctaagaaaggatttttgaaaattcaatccctaagggggtgaaataggggtttgaaatttttgtagtccacacggaagaagtcgcgagcttatGCTAGTATGGAGCTAGTAAAAACTAAAACAACTGAAGATAAATGCTTTACCATGATGAGTCTTagaattaattatgttatctaTTACTTACCTTTTAGATGTTCAAGTCATGCTTACAATTATTAAAGTTTGAAGACCTAAGTTCATGAACGCAATGATAATAAAACAAACACCTAATCTAATAGATATTTACAATAACGACGCAGTTAGGCACAGCGCACACTAGCAGAGGGGAATAGTATCTAAATAAAGCCGATTttgttcgtaaaaccgatagacgttgggttccaagatgctagatgatgcccacgacttcgttcgcttggatttaggtttttgaaaatcccgtgggaactctttgattttccgggataaatagtagcctatgtccgtccccgggatataagctaactctgtaccaaatttcatcaaaatcggttgaacggttgggccgtgaaaagctagcagacagacagacagacacactttcgaatttataatattagtatggattgtatatctgtggctctaccgcggttgtttgacagctacaatgtcacgatcgcaatcatctctgattggttaatgctcgctcactattagctacaatgcattgttgcaacaagaa from Maniola hyperantus chromosome 4, iAphHyp1.2, whole genome shotgun sequence carries:
- the LOC117981949 gene encoding cytochrome P450 6k1-like, with amino-acid sequence MLLILISVSAVLVFIYLNGLYNEYYWKKRGVTFHKKNKVMGVFWDFLTTRRAFFENLCELYKEYPNEPTVGIGSFLTPCLYVRDPVNIQHVLSSDFNSFNHRGVEPNDEDLLASTILFLNGKKWKLVRQSMTPLFTSTKLKSMYYIIDKSAQDFVTYLKENPKLLKSDMFATLSTFCSAAIGGAVFGITTNSIFDSPFLKIACSAFQATFVRNIKFAIANLSPSLFKHLNISFFKEFEEFFIGAIKQVVRQRESENVKRHDFADICVSLQSSGRLKDSETGYELDPTDELLAAQAFFFFVAGVEPTAAAIFATLVELGKYPKLQQKLHEEIDKAFEENNDKITYDIVANLKYLDMVTSEAMRMHPPIGFLSRKCIKDAVLPNGNIKVEKGTKILTAIYELHHDPKYFPDPETFNPERFSMENKNAALDLTYMPFGKGNRICVGMRYAQLQAKSGLVHLLRHFSLKTIVYKERPKYRKDQVQVRLNNVDVELIPRL